In Hymenobacter volaticus, a single window of DNA contains:
- a CDS encoding GH92 family glycosyl hydrolase encodes MTKPKSYLILLLAWCAFSCAKTTPQTGNDRSASTPAPGGHLQYANPFMGTAPFNDPKTIGYAPPKDWRGVWAGLVFPGSSLPNAMVQLSPITEFHTGAGYDYEDSVIYAFAHTNKGHWNLCHLPVLPVSGTATTAGNYSSRFAKATEKASPGFYGVTLQDYGVQVQLTSTLRCGFHRYRYNQPENRRIVFKLAQSNERVTNWNIEKAGEAAVQGFQETGRQTVYFYGALSENLQDLEVQGKGTKDGLAVLRLPAGSKPVELRIGISFVSVENAKLNLEQEIGSRSFEQVRQQAEKTWEALLSKVEVKGGTPKQKQMFYSCLYRSFLWPALRSDLNGEYRDVKGTVVKADFNYYTEPSLWDTYRNKDLLIGMLTPQVTTDVIKSMQDVGNKTGFLPTFFHGDHASALISGSYQRGITNFDVKDVYRLMLRNANLEGGARPHIAEYIQKGYISTTQVSNPEVETKDKAGVSKTLEYAFDDYAVAQLAKILNDTATYRIMMARSKNYKNLFDPGTKFMRGRLDDGSWVKPFDPKYPYYEYMYREANAWQVSFFAPHDMPGLIALYGGAAPFEAKLDSLFTVPWNPNHIARNVSGFIGQYCHGNQPDHETPFSYYFIGKPEKSQRRLDEIMEKFYGMGKDGLGYSGMDDAGEMSAWYVFSSTGLYPYSAADAKYLVSVPLFDEVRWKMDNGKVVTIKKPGTGRSLNTIKVNGKNNQGYFVDHTIFREGGQLEITTK; translated from the coding sequence ATGACTAAGCCGAAGAGCTACTTGATCTTGTTACTGGCTTGGTGCGCTTTCTCCTGCGCCAAGACAACGCCGCAGACCGGCAACGACCGGTCTGCTAGTACTCCTGCCCCGGGCGGCCACTTGCAATACGCCAACCCGTTCATGGGCACGGCCCCGTTCAACGACCCAAAAACCATTGGGTATGCGCCTCCTAAAGACTGGCGGGGCGTGTGGGCCGGGCTGGTATTCCCGGGTAGCTCGCTGCCCAATGCCATGGTGCAGCTGAGCCCCATCACCGAGTTCCACACCGGCGCCGGCTACGACTACGAAGATTCGGTGATTTATGCTTTTGCCCACACCAACAAAGGCCACTGGAACTTGTGCCACTTACCGGTTTTACCAGTTTCGGGGACGGCTACTACTGCGGGGAACTACTCTTCCCGTTTCGCTAAAGCCACCGAAAAAGCTTCGCCCGGTTTCTACGGCGTTACGCTGCAGGACTACGGGGTGCAGGTACAGCTCACATCCACCCTGCGCTGCGGATTTCACCGCTACCGTTACAATCAACCCGAGAACCGCCGCATCGTGTTCAAACTCGCGCAGTCCAACGAGCGAGTAACCAACTGGAACATAGAAAAGGCCGGCGAAGCCGCCGTGCAGGGCTTTCAGGAAACCGGCCGCCAGACGGTGTACTTCTATGGTGCGCTGAGCGAAAACCTGCAGGACTTGGAGGTGCAAGGCAAAGGCACCAAAGACGGCTTGGCCGTGCTGCGCCTGCCGGCCGGCAGCAAGCCGGTAGAACTCAGGATTGGGATATCGTTTGTGAGCGTAGAGAATGCCAAGCTGAATCTAGAGCAGGAAATCGGCAGTCGCTCCTTCGAGCAGGTACGGCAGCAGGCCGAGAAAACCTGGGAAGCGCTGCTCTCGAAAGTCGAAGTAAAGGGCGGTACACCCAAGCAAAAACAGATGTTCTATAGCTGCCTGTACCGCTCGTTTTTGTGGCCCGCTTTGCGCAGCGACCTGAACGGCGAATATCGCGACGTGAAAGGCACCGTGGTCAAAGCTGATTTCAACTACTACACCGAGCCTTCGCTGTGGGATACGTACCGCAACAAAGACCTGCTGATTGGTATGCTCACGCCCCAGGTAACGACCGACGTTATCAAATCCATGCAGGACGTGGGCAATAAAACCGGCTTTCTGCCCACCTTCTTTCACGGCGACCACGCCTCGGCCTTGATTTCTGGCTCTTACCAGCGGGGCATCACCAACTTCGACGTGAAAGATGTGTACCGGCTGATGCTGCGCAACGCCAATCTGGAAGGGGGCGCGCGGCCTCATATTGCCGAGTACATCCAGAAAGGCTACATCTCCACCACTCAGGTATCGAACCCGGAAGTGGAAACCAAGGACAAAGCGGGCGTATCCAAAACGCTGGAGTATGCCTTCGACGACTACGCCGTGGCCCAACTTGCAAAGATCTTGAACGACACTGCCACCTACCGGATAATGATGGCGCGGTCGAAAAACTACAAGAACTTGTTTGACCCCGGCACCAAGTTTATGCGTGGCCGCCTCGACGATGGCTCTTGGGTGAAGCCTTTCGATCCGAAGTACCCGTACTACGAGTACATGTACCGGGAAGCCAACGCCTGGCAAGTGTCCTTCTTCGCACCCCACGATATGCCCGGTCTGATTGCCTTATACGGCGGCGCTGCACCCTTCGAGGCCAAGCTAGATTCACTGTTCACGGTGCCCTGGAACCCCAACCACATTGCCCGGAACGTATCAGGCTTTATCGGGCAGTACTGCCACGGCAACCAGCCCGACCACGAAACGCCTTTCTCTTACTACTTCATCGGGAAGCCGGAAAAGTCGCAGCGCCGGCTCGATGAGATTATGGAGAAATTTTACGGCATGGGTAAAGACGGCCTAGGCTACTCCGGTATGGACGACGCGGGCGAAATGTCGGCCTGGTACGTGTTCAGTTCCACGGGCCTCTACCCGTATTCCGCCGCCGATGCCAAGTACCTCGTCAGCGTGCCCCTTTTCGACGAAGTCCGCTGGAAAATGGACAATGGCAAAGTAGTAACCATCAAAAAGCCTGGTACGGGTAGGTCGCTAAATACCATTAAAGTGAATGGTAAGAATAACCAAGGCTATTTCGTCGACCACACCATCTTCCGCGAAGGTGGCCAACTGGAAATCACTACCAAATAA
- a CDS encoding glycoside hydrolase family 76 protein, with protein sequence MNKSFFSIRPLAALRVGYGLLSLLVVACADPVDDDVTPPVVPPTVAAVNWAARADSAQAALSLGFFSPTGQYYLESNAGNADFNYWWQAHGLDVLTDGYQRTKSADYLTRMRQLQQGTKAKNGNSYLNDFYDDMEWQALACLRAFELTKDPDYKATAALLWADIKLGWNEQQGGGIAWRKSQRSYKNTPANAPAAILAARFYVLDRNPEDLAWAQKIYTWEKAKLVDPASGLVWDGVNRLGDGQTDKDWRFTYNQGTFIGAGVALYRATQQGSYLEDATRTANYVLNDSQMAPGGILKDEGNGDGGLFKGILVRYLTELATEPAVSAASRASYVSFLKFNGESLYKRGTRRPQFLFNTNWTALPGSSVESSTQMSGVMMLEALADLQARNVL encoded by the coding sequence ATGAACAAGTCTTTCTTTTCGATACGGCCTTTGGCCGCGCTGCGGGTTGGTTACGGCCTACTAAGCTTGCTGGTAGTTGCTTGCGCAGACCCCGTGGATGATGATGTTACCCCGCCGGTTGTTCCGCCCACCGTGGCCGCTGTCAACTGGGCTGCCCGCGCCGATTCGGCGCAGGCAGCCCTGAGCTTGGGCTTTTTTTCGCCGACCGGTCAGTATTACTTGGAAAGCAACGCCGGCAACGCAGATTTCAACTACTGGTGGCAGGCCCACGGCCTCGACGTACTAACCGACGGCTACCAGCGTACCAAAAGCGCGGACTACCTGACCCGCATGCGGCAGTTGCAACAAGGCACCAAAGCCAAGAACGGCAACTCCTACCTCAACGATTTCTACGACGACATGGAGTGGCAGGCGCTGGCCTGTTTGCGGGCCTTTGAGTTGACGAAGGACCCCGACTATAAGGCCACGGCTGCCTTGCTCTGGGCCGACATCAAACTGGGCTGGAACGAGCAGCAGGGCGGTGGCATTGCGTGGCGCAAATCGCAGCGCAGCTACAAAAACACGCCCGCCAACGCCCCGGCCGCTATCCTCGCCGCGCGTTTCTACGTCCTCGACCGTAACCCCGAGGACTTGGCTTGGGCGCAGAAGATTTACACGTGGGAGAAAGCCAAGCTGGTGGATCCGGCCTCAGGCTTGGTGTGGGATGGCGTCAACCGCCTCGGCGACGGCCAAACTGACAAAGACTGGCGCTTTACCTACAACCAAGGCACCTTCATTGGGGCGGGCGTGGCCTTGTACCGCGCAACCCAGCAAGGCAGCTACCTCGAGGATGCCACCCGGACGGCCAATTACGTGCTCAACGACAGCCAAATGGCACCGGGTGGCATCCTCAAGGATGAAGGCAACGGTGATGGGGGCTTGTTCAAAGGCATTTTGGTGCGGTACCTGACCGAGCTGGCCACTGAGCCCGCCGTTAGCGCCGCTAGCCGGGCCAGCTATGTTTCCTTCTTGAAGTTCAACGGGGAAAGCCTGTACAAGCGCGGCACCCGCCGACCACAGTTTCTTTTCAACACCAACTGGACCGCCCTTCCCGGCAGCTCCGTGGAGTCTTCCACCCAGATGAGTGGCGTAATGATGCTGGAAGCCCTAGCTGACTTGCAGGCCCGCAACGTCCTGTAG